One region of Oryza sativa Japonica Group chromosome 10, ASM3414082v1 genomic DNA includes:
- the LOC136353544 gene encoding uncharacterized protein: MNPFGEMSSGHSTWPVTMCIYNLPPWLCMKRKYIMMPIIIQGPKQPGNDIDVYLRPLVEDLKQLWKKEGVPVWDEDKQEEFNLRALLFVTINDWPALSNLSGQSNKGYKACTHCMDETESTYLQHCRKVVYMGHRRFLAANHPVRKKGKHFEHKADHRTKPKHRSGKTVFAMVKDLKVVFGKGPGSQHIESEDGHAAMWKKNSIFWELPYWEFLDVRHAIDVMHLTKNLCVNLLGFLGVYGKSKDTLEARNDLKHMEQRGDLHPEPKEKGSHYLSPASYTLSKAEKESMFECLESIKVPSGYSTNIKRIISTKEKKFINLKSHDCHVLMTQLLPVVIRGILPDNVRATITKLCAFMNAISQKVIDPDRLDREIMAIINAINAFRLYLGFKEFTV; encoded by the coding sequence atgaatccttttggagagatgagcagcggccatagcacttggcccgttacgatgtgtatctacaacctccccccctggctatgcatgaagaggaagtacataatgatgccgattattattcaaggccccaagcaacctggtaacgacatcgacgtgtacctaagaccactggtcgaagatcttaaacagttgtggaagaaggaaggtgtccccgtgtgggacgaggacaaacaggaggagtttaacctacgagcgctgctgttcgtaaccatcaacgattggcctgcacttagcaacctatccggacagtccaacaaggggtacaaggcttgcactcactgtatggatgaaacagaaagtacgtatcttcagcactgtaggaaggttgtatacatgggtcatcgtcgattccttgcagcaaaccacccggtacggaagaaaggcaagcacttcgaacataaggccgaccaccgtacgaagcctaaacatcgcagcgggaaaacagtgtttgctatggttaaagatcttaaagtagtgttcggaaaggggcctggaagccagcatatagagagcgaagatggtcacgcggcaatgtggaaaaagaactctatattttgggagttaccatattgggaattcttggacgtacgccacgcaatcgacgtgatgcacctcactaagaacctttgcgtaaaccttcttggcttcctaggtgtatacggaaagtcgaaagatacactggaagcacgtaatgatctgaagcatatggaacaacgcggcgaccttcacccggaaccaaaggagaaaggaagccattacttgagtccagccagctacactcttagcaaggcagagaaggaaagtatgtttgaatgcttggagagcataaaggtaccgtctggatactccacgaatatcaagcgaataataagcacgaaggagaagaagttcataaacctaaagtctcatgactgtcacgtgttgatgacacaactgctaccagttgtaataaggggtatccttccagacaatgtccgggcaacaataacaaagctatgtgcattcatgaacgcaatttcgcagaaggtcatcgatccggatagattag